A stretch of the Aulosira sp. FACHB-615 genome encodes the following:
- a CDS encoding peroxidase family protein, whose translation MAGKRDTSRDGLNNKIQTFVLTHFKGIWGLLQSNESIKRKVNKALLNSLIYKIPTRPNPYSTMTLDKHIPDTDRAKKTDTYTSWESLNDRTYTGRHLPPDPKLNTPENLPKVEDLAILFRKRDGQTIYSSKSTMLFPYWVQWFTDSFLRIDHHNKLKNTSNHEIDLCNVYGLTRKQTHLLRSFEGGKFKTQKLKRQDGVEEEYPLFYYSDPAQGIVDSQFAGLYEPINDEKRQPADKKQYMFAMGVERANVQIGYVMLNVLCLREHNRLCDVLSKNYPDWDDERLFQTARNILMAIILKIIMEEYINHITPYHFKLFADPEAFTKESWYRTNHMAIEFDFVYRWHSAIPEKFVCNGKPTHVVETLWNNKILIDQGLGSLMEETCSQAGTRIGLFNTPDILVELAELPSIRLGRELQLASYNDYRELCGFPRVTSFDQITGDEFTQQKLKEFYGHVDNIEFFVGLYSEDVRQNSTIPPLVARLIGIDAFSQALTNPLLSPKIFNKDTLSPIGWEIYQTTNTVSDLVNRNVPSSGKKYKVTFDLHKA comes from the coding sequence ATGGCTGGTAAAAGAGACACATCCAGAGATGGTTTAAACAACAAAATTCAAACATTTGTTTTAACCCATTTTAAAGGAATTTGGGGATTACTTCAAAGTAATGAATCTATTAAACGGAAAGTAAATAAAGCATTGCTCAATAGTCTCATCTACAAAATTCCCACTCGCCCCAATCCCTACAGTACGATGACACTAGATAAGCATATTCCTGATACAGACAGAGCGAAAAAAACTGATACTTATACTTCCTGGGAATCACTCAACGATCGCACCTATACAGGCAGACACTTACCACCAGATCCCAAACTCAACACGCCGGAAAATCTTCCCAAAGTTGAAGACCTAGCTATTTTATTCCGCAAACGAGACGGTCAAACCATTTACTCTAGCAAATCAACTATGCTGTTTCCCTATTGGGTACAGTGGTTTACCGATAGTTTCCTCCGCATCGATCATCACAACAAATTAAAAAATACATCCAACCATGAAATTGACTTGTGTAATGTTTATGGTTTAACCAGAAAACAAACGCATCTTTTAAGAAGCTTTGAAGGTGGTAAATTTAAAACTCAAAAACTCAAACGCCAAGACGGAGTAGAAGAAGAATACCCCCTATTTTATTATTCTGACCCAGCACAAGGTATAGTAGACTCTCAATTTGCTGGTCTTTATGAACCCATCAATGATGAAAAAAGACAGCCAGCCGATAAAAAACAATATATGTTTGCGATGGGAGTAGAACGAGCCAATGTCCAAATTGGCTATGTCATGCTGAATGTTCTTTGTCTGCGCGAACACAATCGTCTGTGTGATGTCTTATCCAAGAATTATCCTGATTGGGATGATGAACGTCTCTTCCAAACTGCCAGAAATATTCTTATGGCAATTATTCTCAAAATTATTATGGAAGAGTACATCAACCACATCACTCCTTATCACTTTAAGCTATTTGCTGATCCAGAAGCTTTTACTAAAGAAAGTTGGTATCGTACCAATCACATGGCCATTGAATTTGACTTTGTTTATCGTTGGCATAGTGCGATTCCTGAAAAATTTGTTTGTAATGGTAAACCAACTCATGTTGTCGAAACTCTCTGGAACAATAAAATATTAATTGACCAAGGTTTAGGCTCATTAATGGAAGAAACTTGTTCGCAAGCAGGGACAAGAATTGGTTTATTCAACACGCCTGATATCTTAGTTGAATTAGCTGAATTACCTTCCATCAGACTCGGCAGAGAACTACAATTAGCCAGCTACAACGATTACCGAGAATTGTGTGGTTTCCCCAGAGTCACCAGCTTTGATCAAATTACTGGTGATGAATTTACTCAACAAAAACTCAAAGAATTCTATGGTCATGTTGATAATATTGAATTCTTTGTAGGACTCTACTCAGAAGATGTGCGACAAAATTCTACGATTCCTCCGTTAGTCGCAAGGTTAATTGGGATTGATGCTTTTTCCCAAGCTCTGACCAATCCTTTACTATCACCGAAAATCTTCAATAAAGATACGCTTTCGCCTATCGGTTGGGAAATCTATCAAACTACCAACACCGTCTCAGATTTAGTAAATCGCAACGTTCCGTCATCAGGTAAAAAGTATAAAGTTACTTTTGACCTGCACAAAGCATAG
- a CDS encoding catalase — MKLFTEYPEQEEAKYCALMSELVKKNMDNLYKGEKQKIAKRDTHSKTHAAVQGTLEIFDFDEAAIKQELRQRTALTEAEIHGISLKQGLFAQAKQYPVWLRFASGAFSVKNDYEGDTRSMAVKIIGVEGERIPHSHELHTHDIIVHNHDVFFVRTIKDFYSFFLTIYRAGLFPLFRLLVLIWLKLHPYEATLLQTSFKRFPKSLLTERYWSASAYAVGLKSDFDPSQVGRVPVEYPAVIKYGFVPVSSQAPHQPLPLESRPESELQRVKTSGAEDNYYREDIMQALAKPDAEYTWDFQIQFQTKPEMSVDDSTIIWSEEESPFFTIGRLTVKHQKVNSPLENDFGENLRFSPGNGLAVHRPVGAINRLRSVVYPIVANSRHTKRGVKYQEPTSETKV, encoded by the coding sequence ATGAAACTATTTACTGAATATCCAGAACAAGAAGAAGCTAAATACTGTGCTTTGATGAGTGAGCTAGTCAAAAAGAATATGGATAATCTGTACAAAGGTGAAAAGCAGAAAATCGCCAAGCGAGACACTCACTCTAAAACCCACGCTGCTGTTCAAGGTACTTTAGAAATTTTTGACTTTGATGAAGCAGCAATTAAACAAGAATTGCGTCAACGCACTGCATTAACTGAAGCTGAAATTCACGGAATTTCCCTCAAACAAGGTTTATTTGCTCAAGCAAAACAATATCCGGTGTGGTTAAGATTTGCCAGTGGAGCATTTTCAGTCAAAAATGATTATGAAGGCGATACACGCTCGATGGCAGTTAAAATTATAGGTGTCGAAGGAGAACGAATACCCCACAGTCATGAGTTACACACCCATGACATTATTGTTCATAATCATGATGTCTTTTTTGTAAGAACTATTAAAGACTTCTACAGCTTCTTTTTGACAATTTATCGAGCCGGGTTGTTTCCACTTTTTAGGTTGTTGGTGCTAATTTGGCTCAAGTTACATCCCTACGAAGCCACTCTTTTACAAACCAGTTTCAAACGGTTTCCTAAAAGTTTACTCACAGAACGCTATTGGAGTGCTTCAGCTTATGCTGTGGGACTCAAATCAGATTTTGATCCATCCCAAGTAGGTCGAGTTCCTGTAGAATACCCAGCAGTCATTAAATATGGGTTTGTTCCAGTTTCTAGTCAAGCACCTCATCAACCCCTACCTCTAGAGTCAAGACCAGAAAGCGAGCTTCAACGTGTTAAAACTTCTGGTGCAGAGGATAACTATTACCGAGAAGATATTATGCAAGCTTTAGCCAAGCCAGATGCAGAATATACTTGGGATTTCCAAATTCAATTTCAAACTAAACCAGAAATGTCTGTTGATGATTCCACCATTATTTGGAGTGAAGAAGAATCACCCTTTTTTACAATTGGTCGTCTAACGGTTAAACATCAAAAAGTCAATTCTCCCCTAGAAAATGACTTTGGTGAAAATCTCCGATTTTCGCCAGGAAATGGTTTAGCTGTTCATCGTCCTGTTGGTGCAATTAATCGCTTACGTTCTGTTGTGTATCCTATTGTTGCTAATTCCCGCCATACAAAACGGGGAGTCAAATATCAAGAACCGACCAGCGAGACAAAAGTTTAA